One window from the genome of Bremerella cremea encodes:
- a CDS encoding peptidylprolyl isomerase: MVLPSAANAQFGWPSRWNPWKQEATAEATPPDPFAERRGAGQPQYRMANVPARPTQTQPTGYSPPNSQAYGQGTMGSNMGMAPPAGAGYPAAYPAAVSQGATYPAQTNSYPATGVYPSTGNNSAYGYEPAAGQFSGYSAPQNQMPAANDAPAMPASYPNTQMVSPGYSAPAEVAHVANLPQQTPAVDENDLFKPARIVAIVNGEPILAGDVLGPVNQIIKQKLESLTEEQLASVREDDIEKFKEQALKQMLPGMIDVKIVYLEFLRNVPQDRRADMQQMLDKNYYEHQLESDLKEAGVQSRAEFDMKLRETGSSLEKKKQRYVEQVVAYQQIQRHVRSDEEVTHQQMLDFYSEHSSDYEKPARAKWEQLMVKFSEFPNRQAAWEAMAAMGNRVLRGAPLDAVAKRESQGIRASRGGQYDWTSKGSLKNETVDQAIFTLPVGELSPIIESQEGFHIVRVVEREEEGMVPFTEAQVEIKEQIKKQRKQKATEAYIQEVKAKAQVWTIFDEENQNTPPR; this comes from the coding sequence TTGGTCTTACCATCTGCGGCAAACGCACAGTTCGGTTGGCCTTCTCGGTGGAATCCTTGGAAACAGGAGGCGACTGCAGAAGCAACGCCTCCCGATCCGTTTGCAGAGCGACGTGGCGCTGGCCAGCCGCAGTATCGCATGGCCAATGTGCCAGCGAGACCGACGCAAACGCAACCGACTGGCTATTCGCCACCTAATTCGCAAGCCTACGGTCAAGGCACGATGGGATCGAACATGGGAATGGCACCTCCTGCCGGGGCTGGCTATCCAGCAGCCTATCCTGCCGCTGTATCCCAAGGGGCTACTTATCCGGCTCAAACGAACAGCTACCCTGCGACCGGGGTCTATCCCTCGACGGGGAACAATTCAGCCTACGGGTACGAACCAGCTGCAGGGCAGTTTTCAGGCTATTCTGCTCCGCAAAATCAAATGCCAGCGGCTAATGATGCGCCTGCGATGCCGGCCAGCTATCCAAACACACAAATGGTTTCGCCAGGTTATTCAGCACCAGCTGAAGTTGCCCATGTCGCGAATCTTCCGCAGCAAACGCCCGCTGTCGACGAGAACGATCTATTTAAACCGGCACGAATTGTTGCCATCGTGAATGGCGAGCCTATCCTGGCTGGTGACGTGCTTGGCCCTGTGAATCAAATAATTAAGCAAAAGTTGGAGTCGCTGACAGAAGAACAGTTGGCCAGCGTGCGCGAAGATGACATCGAGAAATTTAAAGAGCAAGCCCTCAAGCAAATGTTGCCTGGCATGATCGATGTCAAGATTGTCTACCTCGAATTTCTCCGTAATGTGCCGCAAGATCGTCGTGCCGACATGCAGCAGATGCTGGACAAGAACTACTACGAGCATCAGCTGGAATCGGACCTAAAGGAAGCTGGAGTACAGTCCCGGGCCGAATTCGATATGAAACTGCGGGAAACGGGAAGCTCGTTAGAAAAGAAGAAGCAACGTTACGTTGAACAAGTCGTGGCCTATCAACAGATTCAGCGGCACGTCCGGAGCGACGAAGAAGTCACCCATCAGCAAATGCTTGACTTTTACAGCGAGCATTCCAGCGACTACGAGAAGCCTGCCCGGGCCAAGTGGGAGCAGTTAATGGTGAAGTTCTCAGAGTTTCCAAATCGGCAAGCTGCCTGGGAAGCAATGGCCGCGATGGGAAACCGCGTGTTACGCGGGGCTCCGCTAGATGCGGTGGCTAAACGTGAATCGCAAGGAATTCGTGCTTCTCGGGGTGGCCAATACGATTGGACTAGTAAAGGGAGCCTTAAGAATGAAACGGTCGATCAAGCAATCTTTACGCTGCCGGTAGGCGAGTTGAGCCCAATTATTGAATCCCAAGAGGGCTTTCATATTGTTCGCGTGGTCGAGCGAGAAGAGGAAGGAATGGTCCCCTTCACCGAAGCTCAGGTCGAAATCAAAGAGCAAATTAAGAAGCAGCGGAAACAAAAAGCCACCGAAGCGTACATTCAGGAAGTGAAAGCGAAGGCACAGGTTTGGACCATTTTCGACGAAGAGAATCAGAACACACCACCCAGGTAG
- a CDS encoding citrate synthase: MSENAKLIIEGNEIELPVVEGTEHEKAVDISKLRASTNFITLDEGYVNTGSTTSAITYLDGEVGILRYRGYPIEDLAANCDFVEVMFLLIYGELPTEEQITNFRNSIRRHTMLHEDMRSFYDGFPRDAHPMAILSSVVSALSTFYQDSLDPHDPEQVEVSIHRLLAKLPTIAAYSYKKSFGQPFIYPQNDLSYCENFLQMMFAVPSEPFHVDPDFVDALNLLLIVHADHEQNCSTSTVRMVGSADANLFASISAGISALWGPLHGGANEAVVNMLEEIIENGGDVDKYVELAKDKKSKVRLMGFGHRVYKNFDPRATIIKKACDRLLDKLDIKDPLFEVAQKLEYAALNDEYFVERKLYPNVDFYSGVIYRAIGIPVQMFTVLFAMGRLPGWIAHWREMHGSPTKRICRPRQVYTGQQKREFVPIEKR; encoded by the coding sequence ATGTCCGAGAATGCCAAGCTTATCATCGAAGGTAATGAGATCGAACTGCCGGTTGTTGAAGGAACCGAGCATGAGAAGGCGGTCGACATCTCGAAGTTGCGAGCCTCGACCAACTTCATCACCTTGGACGAAGGTTACGTCAACACTGGGTCAACCACCAGCGCAATCACCTATTTAGATGGTGAAGTTGGGATTTTACGTTACCGTGGCTATCCCATCGAAGATTTGGCCGCCAATTGCGACTTCGTGGAAGTGATGTTCTTGCTGATTTACGGCGAGCTTCCCACTGAAGAGCAAATCACCAACTTCCGCAATTCGATTCGTCGCCACACGATGCTGCACGAGGATATGCGGTCGTTTTACGATGGCTTTCCACGCGATGCTCATCCGATGGCGATTTTGTCGAGCGTGGTGAGCGCTTTGTCGACGTTCTATCAAGATTCGCTCGACCCACACGACCCAGAGCAAGTGGAAGTTTCGATCCATCGGTTGTTGGCCAAACTACCGACGATTGCGGCCTATAGCTACAAGAAGTCTTTCGGTCAGCCGTTCATTTATCCTCAGAACGATCTATCTTACTGCGAGAACTTCTTGCAGATGATGTTCGCTGTGCCAAGCGAACCATTTCATGTTGATCCGGACTTTGTCGATGCCCTCAACCTGCTGTTGATTGTGCATGCCGATCACGAACAGAACTGCAGCACTTCCACTGTGCGAATGGTGGGATCGGCCGATGCGAACTTATTTGCATCGATCTCAGCAGGGATCAGTGCTTTGTGGGGACCGCTGCATGGCGGTGCCAACGAAGCTGTGGTGAACATGCTGGAAGAAATCATCGAAAATGGTGGCGACGTCGATAAGTATGTCGAACTAGCCAAGGATAAGAAGAGCAAAGTCCGCTTAATGGGCTTTGGACATCGTGTTTATAAGAACTTCGATCCGCGAGCGACGATCATCAAAAAAGCTTGCGATCGGCTGCTCGACAAGTTGGATATCAAGGATCCCTTGTTCGAGGTGGCGCAAAAGCTGGAATACGCGGCGTTAAACGATGAATACTTTGTCGAACGTAAGCTCTATCCCAACGTCGACTTCTATTCCGGCGTGATCTATCGAGCCATCGGAATTCCGGTTCAGATGTTCACGGTGTTGTTTGCGATGGGACGTCTGCCAGGGTGGATTGCTCACTGGAGAGAAATGCACGGCTCGCCGACTAAACGGATTTGCCGACCTCGCCAGGTTTACACTGGTCAACAGAAACGGGAGTTTGTCCCGATCGAAAAACGATAG